From a region of the Streptomyces tirandamycinicus genome:
- a CDS encoding D-glucuronyl C5-epimerase family protein encodes MVTPPAPSVRAPRPDGTPATAAVRAARPDALPFAFHGNGYTATELPERLRPWRDRPTPWSAVTPDTTHTYLDPDGVIMYRPRRSAPGYDQPVTQIQFGLGCAAAYRTTTNPARRALYLRRAKAQAKRLIDRRVEARGAWYFPYPFDFTHGSHSGISYRAPWYSGMAQGEAISLFVQLSLLDGVTPEERALYRTAADGAFASLLRSDDGEPWVVNRDDEGYLWIQEYPVDPPGTSDRTYNGMIFAMFGLWDYARMTGNTLAARLYDGACTTVDHYFPTLRNRRWASYYCLTHRIPAPSYHQHHINLYRQLHWQTGSPRFAHMSDLLTDDHPSGILPEGSPVVLAAGTHTLYRYDTDADGDFVAARGDAELARRTVSFPRTTRATANRRRRIMGRGVAYRIDSGPHAGWWAGESHPRCHLLGEYLPSDYRPGRTLTFPAGSVVTCHRYGADGGTTATRTVAFDRASGAPFDRRSVVDGRPMCRIAGGALEGFWVHAGDVVTDGR; translated from the coding sequence CTCCCGTTCGCGTTCCACGGCAACGGCTACACCGCGACGGAGCTGCCGGAGCGGCTGCGTCCCTGGCGCGACCGGCCCACGCCCTGGTCCGCCGTCACCCCGGACACCACGCACACCTACCTCGACCCCGACGGCGTCATCATGTACCGCCCGCGCAGGTCGGCCCCCGGGTACGACCAGCCCGTCACCCAGATCCAGTTCGGCCTCGGCTGCGCCGCCGCGTACCGCACCACCACGAACCCCGCGCGCAGGGCGCTGTACCTCCGGCGCGCCAAGGCCCAGGCGAAGCGCCTGATCGACAGGCGCGTCGAGGCCCGCGGAGCCTGGTACTTCCCGTACCCGTTCGACTTCACCCACGGCAGCCACAGCGGCATCTCCTACCGGGCGCCCTGGTACTCGGGGATGGCGCAGGGCGAGGCGATCAGCCTGTTCGTGCAGCTGTCCCTGCTCGACGGGGTCACGCCCGAGGAGCGGGCGCTGTACCGGACGGCCGCCGACGGGGCGTTCGCGTCGCTGCTGCGCTCGGACGACGGCGAGCCGTGGGTGGTGAACCGGGACGACGAGGGCTACCTGTGGATCCAGGAGTACCCGGTCGACCCGCCGGGCACCTCCGACCGCACGTACAACGGCATGATCTTCGCCATGTTCGGGCTGTGGGACTACGCCCGGATGACGGGGAACACGCTGGCGGCCCGGCTGTACGACGGGGCGTGCACCACCGTCGACCACTACTTCCCCACCCTGCGCAACCGGCGCTGGGCTTCCTACTACTGCCTGACGCACCGGATCCCGGCGCCCTCGTACCACCAGCACCACATCAATCTGTACCGGCAGTTGCACTGGCAGACCGGCAGTCCGCGCTTCGCCCACATGAGCGACCTGCTCACGGACGACCACCCCTCGGGCATCCTGCCGGAGGGGTCGCCGGTCGTCCTCGCCGCCGGTACGCACACCCTGTACCGCTACGACACCGACGCGGACGGTGACTTCGTCGCGGCGAGGGGTGACGCCGAGCTCGCGCGCAGGACGGTGAGCTTCCCCCGCACCACCCGGGCCACCGCGAACCGCCGCCGCCGGATCATGGGCCGCGGCGTGGCCTACCGGATCGACTCCGGACCCCACGCGGGCTGGTGGGCCGGCGAGTCGCACCCCAGGTGCCATCTGCTCGGCGAGTACCTCCCCAGCGACTACCGGCCCGGCCGGACGCTGACCTTCCCGGCGGGCAGCGTGGTGACCTGCCACCGCTACGGTGCGGACGGCGGCACCACCGCCACCCGCACCGTCGCGTTCGACCGGGCGTCCGGAGCGCCCTTCGACCGGCGGTCGGTCGTCGACGGACGGCCGATGTGCCGGATCGCCGGCGGGGCCCTGGAGGGCTTCTGGGTGCACGCCGGCGACGTCGTCACCGACGGGCGCTGA
- the wecB gene encoding non-hydrolyzing UDP-N-acetylglucosamine 2-epimerase, whose amino-acid sequence MKVISIVGARPQLVKLAPIAAAFAETAHEHVIVHTGQHYDADLSDVFFDGLGIPDPDVHLGVGSGSHGVQTGSVLSALDPVLEREKPDWVLVYGDTNSTIAGALSAVKMHLPVAHLEAGLRSFNRRMPEEHNRVLTDHCADLLLAPTEEAMRHLAGEGLADRARLAGDVMVDICLKIRDAVRAGEHPAPALPEGIDPSQPFLLATLHRPDNTDDPQRLSAILESLAKLPVPVALLAHPRLVARAEAHGINLAQGNVHVGRPLPYAGLVAAVLASTGVVTDSGGLQKEAFLLERICTTVRPETEWVETVDTGWNVLVPDPHSLSPEEWAATVTRAVPTADPGTPYGDGRAARNVVRIMEEWKGGSRHA is encoded by the coding sequence GTGAAAGTCATCAGCATCGTCGGAGCCCGTCCTCAACTGGTGAAGCTCGCCCCCATCGCGGCGGCGTTCGCGGAGACCGCGCACGAGCACGTCATCGTGCACACCGGACAGCACTACGACGCCGACCTCTCCGACGTCTTCTTCGACGGCCTGGGCATCCCCGACCCCGACGTGCACCTGGGCGTGGGCTCCGGCAGCCACGGTGTGCAGACCGGCTCCGTACTCTCCGCCCTCGACCCGGTCCTGGAGCGTGAGAAGCCGGACTGGGTCCTCGTGTACGGCGACACCAACAGCACCATCGCGGGCGCGCTCTCGGCCGTGAAGATGCACCTTCCGGTGGCGCACCTCGAGGCGGGCCTGCGCTCCTTCAACCGGCGGATGCCGGAGGAGCACAACCGCGTCCTCACCGACCATTGCGCCGACCTGCTGCTGGCCCCGACCGAGGAGGCCATGCGCCACCTCGCGGGCGAGGGCCTCGCCGACCGGGCCCGGCTCGCCGGTGACGTCATGGTCGACATCTGCCTGAAGATCCGGGACGCCGTACGCGCCGGGGAGCACCCCGCGCCGGCGCTGCCCGAGGGCATCGACCCGTCCCAGCCGTTCCTGCTGGCGACGCTGCACCGCCCGGACAACACCGACGACCCGCAGCGCCTCTCCGCGATCCTGGAGTCGCTGGCGAAGCTGCCGGTCCCGGTGGCGCTGCTGGCCCACCCTCGCCTGGTCGCGCGGGCCGAGGCGCACGGCATCAACCTGGCCCAGGGCAATGTGCACGTCGGCCGGCCGCTGCCGTACGCGGGGCTGGTCGCCGCCGTGCTGGCCTCGACCGGTGTGGTGACGGACTCCGGCGGCCTGCAGAAGGAGGCGTTCCTGCTGGAGCGCATCTGCACCACGGTCCGCCCCGAGACCGAGTGGGTGGAAACCGTCGACACCGGCTGGAACGTCCTTGTTCCCGACCCGCACTCGCTCTCTCCGGAGGAGTGGGCCGCGACGGTGACCCGCGCCGTGCCGACCGCCGACCCCGGCACCCCGTACGGTGACGGCCGGGCCGCCAGGAACGTTGTCCGGATCATGGAAGAGTGGAAGGGGGGCAGCCGGCACGCGTGA
- a CDS encoding glycosyltransferase gives MIYLAIGFPPAAKSSAYRMRETANQFINVGWDVTVVNVAQESWERDSGVDLTLLDQVDPRVKIVELPLAREDLETDIRLYDEARALNPNGWVAQLRRRQTKPFPEPNFGEWRTDLEQAVLRIHQEHPADLLLASCVPYVNLAAAWKLWEEKRVPYAVDFRDGWSIDVIEGVEAFGPDSEEGRWERKILDEALSLWVVNDPIADHYRKRYPDFADRVHVVRNGYDADSSPGRAHAPDPESGLVFGYLGTVNFTPQHLETVLNAWKAAREKEPLLANARFEVRGHIGNGAGREANRHTEILKQAEADGVHFGGPAAKAEVASIYSGWDAMVLILIGGRYVTSGKVYEYMATGLPIVSAHVVEHDASNVLSGHPLWTGAVGIDEEGLTESFVRAAHMAVETSDEVHAEAMAHADQFTREALMTVAVKNLVEEFTAKHAAPGTREAAPGGAAAAGTGDVAPPAEKSIVAGGPTP, from the coding sequence GTGATCTACCTCGCCATCGGGTTCCCGCCGGCCGCCAAGAGCTCGGCCTACCGTATGCGCGAGACCGCGAACCAGTTCATCAACGTGGGCTGGGACGTGACCGTCGTCAACGTCGCCCAGGAGTCCTGGGAGCGGGACTCCGGCGTCGACCTCACCCTGCTGGACCAGGTCGACCCCAGGGTCAAGATCGTCGAGCTGCCGCTGGCGCGCGAGGATCTCGAGACCGACATCCGCCTCTACGACGAGGCCCGCGCGCTCAACCCCAACGGCTGGGTCGCCCAGCTGCGCCGCCGCCAGACGAAGCCGTTCCCCGAGCCCAATTTCGGCGAGTGGCGCACCGACCTGGAGCAGGCGGTCCTGCGCATCCACCAGGAGCACCCGGCCGATCTGCTGCTCGCCAGCTGCGTGCCGTACGTGAACCTCGCCGCGGCCTGGAAGCTGTGGGAGGAGAAGCGGGTCCCGTACGCGGTGGACTTCCGCGACGGCTGGTCCATCGACGTCATCGAGGGCGTCGAGGCCTTCGGGCCCGACTCCGAGGAGGGCCGCTGGGAGCGGAAGATCCTCGACGAGGCCCTCTCCCTGTGGGTCGTCAACGACCCCATCGCCGACCACTACCGCAAGCGCTACCCGGACTTCGCCGACCGCGTCCACGTCGTGCGCAACGGCTACGACGCCGACAGCTCCCCGGGCCGGGCCCACGCCCCCGACCCCGAGTCCGGGCTGGTCTTCGGCTACCTCGGTACGGTCAACTTCACCCCGCAGCACCTGGAGACGGTGCTCAACGCCTGGAAGGCGGCGCGGGAGAAGGAGCCGCTGCTGGCCAACGCGCGCTTCGAGGTGCGCGGGCACATCGGCAACGGCGCCGGCCGGGAGGCGAACCGGCACACGGAGATCCTCAAGCAGGCCGAGGCCGACGGCGTCCACTTCGGCGGCCCCGCGGCGAAGGCCGAGGTCGCGTCGATCTACTCCGGCTGGGACGCCATGGTGCTGATCCTGATCGGCGGCCGCTACGTCACCTCCGGCAAGGTGTACGAGTACATGGCCACCGGCCTGCCGATCGTGTCGGCGCACGTCGTCGAGCACGACGCGTCGAACGTCCTGAGCGGGCACCCGCTGTGGACGGGCGCCGTCGGCATCGACGAGGAGGGCCTGACCGAGTCGTTCGTCCGGGCCGCCCACATGGCGGTGGAGACCAGCGACGAGGTGCACGCCGAGGCCATGGCCCACGCGGACCAGTTCACCCGCGAGGCGCTGATGACCGTGGCCGTGAAGAACCTCGTCGAGGAGTTCACGGCGAAGCACGCCGCACCGGGCACGCGGGAGGCCGCGCCCGGCGGTGCCGCGGCTGCGGGCACCGGGGACGTGGCGCCCCCCGCCGAGAAGTCGATCGTCGCCGGAGGACCCACCCCGTGA